From Nocardia sp. NBC_00416:
GGTCACATCGTCGACCTCGGACAACCTGGCCGCGTAGTCGCCGACCCCGCGCTCGTCGCGGTATCCGTCGAGCACGATCGTGGTGCTGCCGCCCGGATCGGCACGCGGGAACTCCGCCCGGATCTCGTCGCCTACCTGACGGCTGGCCGCGGAGGTCGGCAGGACTCGCTCGTCGGGGTAGCCGAACTTCACGGAGAGGAACGGTGAGCCCAGCGCCAGCAGCAATGCCACGATCACCACGGAGACCGGTACCGCGGCCCGCATGACTCGCTTGACCAGGCGATACCAGCGGGTCTGTTCCGGGACCATGGCGCCCAGCGCCGCGGGTTCGCGGCCGAACAATCGCAGGATCGGCGCGCGCAGGTCCAAGGCGTTGACCCGATGCCCCAGCAGCATCAGCGCGGCGGGCAGCACCACGATCGACGCGGCCGCGGCGGCTACCACCACCGCAACCCCCGAATAGGCGAACGAGCGCAGGAAGTACAGGTCGAAGACGAGCATCGCCGAGAGCGACAGCGCCACGGTGACCGCGGAGAACAGTACGGTGCGACCGGCGGTCTGCAAGGCGCGGACGGTTGCCGCGCGGGGGTCGAGTCCGGCCGCGAGCTCCTCCCGGAACCGGCTGACGATGAAGAGGCTGTAGTCGATCGCCAGCGCCAGTCCCAGCGCGGTGGTGAGGTTCATCGCGTAGATGGAGACGTCGGTGAACAGGGTGAACAGTTTGAGGATCGCCAGGGTGGCGGCGATCGCGAACAATCCGACCAGCAGCGGCAGCGACGCGGCTACGAGGCTGCCGAAGACCAGCACGAGTACCACCAGGGTCAGTGGGATGGCCGCGGTCTCGGCGATCGCCAGGTCGTGGGTGATCTGCTCGTTGACTTCGTGAAAGGTCGCGGCCAGGCCCCCGGCCCGGACGGTCACACCGTCGGCGGTTCCGGTCACCTGCCCGCCGAGTTCGCCGGCGGACTCCTGGACCTGGGTTTCGTCGCCCTCGAAAGTGACCGCGATGAGCCCGGATTCGCCGTCGGTGCTGCGCAGGGCGCTGGCGACCGCGGGGGACGGCGCGGTCCAGTAGGACTGCACTCCAGCGGTGTCCGCACGCGCCCGGAGGACGTCGATGATCTGCAGGGCGCGGTTTCGCACCTGTTCCGCGTCGACCCCGGCCGGTGATTCGACCAGCAGGATGTAGTTCGGCGCGGCACCGTCGAAATTGTCGGTGAGCGACTGGGCGGCACGGATCGATTCGGCGTCGGCGGAGACGAAGCCACCGGATTTCAGTCCGGAAGCCGCGGTGGCGCCGAAGATCCCGAACAGCAGCGCGACGGCGAGCGCGCCGATGAGGATTGCGCGCGGAAATCTGGTGGTGAACCGCGCGATGCGGATCAGCATATCGGTACCCCCGGTTCCGTAAGTTAGTGGCGTTAGCGTAACGCCGTTAACCCAGTGATGGAAGGTTCGCGCGAATTTCACTGGCGAGCCGGTGCCGACGCCGGGTGCGCGCTGTCGGGGTCCGCCGGTAGCCTCTGGCCGTGGCTCTGTACCGGAAGTACCGACCGGCAACGTTCGCTGACGTGGTGGGCCAGGAGCATGTCACGGACCCGCTGTGTACCGCGCTCGACACCGGCCGGATCAGTCATGCCTATCTGTTCTCGGGTCCGCGCGGTTGCGGTAAGACCTCCTCGGCGCGCATCCTCGCCCGCTCGCTGAACTGCGCGGAGGGCCCCACCTCCACCCCCTGCGGGACCTGCGCCTCGTGCACTTCCCTCGCGCCGGGTGGTGGCGGCAATCTCGATGTGATCGAGCTCGACGCCGCCAGCCACGGCGGTGTCGACGACACCCGCGAACTCCGGGACCGGGCGTTCTACGCGCCCGCCGAGTCCCGCTACCGGGTGTTCATCGTCGACGAGGCGCATATGGTCACCACGGCCGGATTCAACGCGCTGCTCAAGATCGTCGAAGAGCCCCCGGCCCACCTGATCTTCGTCTTCGCCACCACCGAACCCGACAAGGTGCTGCCGACCATTCGCTCGCGCACCCATCACTACCCGTTCCGGCTGCTGCCCCCCGCGACCATGCGCGGCCTGCTCGGCGGTATCTGCGAGCAGGAGCAGGTGCCGGTGGAAGAAGAGGTGTATCCGCTGGTCATCCGCGCGGGCGGCGGTTCCCCGCGCGATAGTTTGAGCGTGCTGGACCAGTTGCTCGCCGGCGCGGGGTCCGCGGGCGTCACCTACCCGCGCGCCGTCGCACTACTGGGCGTGACCGATGTGGCGCTGATCGACGACGCGGTCGACGCGCTGGCCGCCGCCGACGGCGCCGCGCTCTTCGGCACCATCGACCGGGTGATGGAAGCCGGGCACGATCCGCGCCGGTTCGCGGTGGACCTCCTCGAGCGTCTGCGCGACCTGATCCTGATGCAGGCGGTACCCGATGCCACCGAGCGCGGCCTCGTCGCCGCCCCTGCCGATCTGCTGGACCGGATGCGCGATCAGGCCGCCCGGCTCGGGCCCGCGGCCCTCACTCGCTACGCCGAACTCCTGCATGCCGGTCTGGGGGAGATGCGCGGGGCCACCGCGCCGCGCCTGCTGCTCGAGGTCGTCTGCTCGCGGATGCTGCTGCCGGCCGCCGACGAATCCGCGGCCGCGACCCTGCAGCGTCTCGAACAGCTCGAACGTCGGGTCGCGACCGGTGCGCTCGCCGCGCCGGCGGGCGATGCCGGCCGCGGACCCGTAACCGAGGCCGCCCCGGCATCCGCCCGTCCGCCGGTATCCGACTCGTCCCGCCGCCGGGGGGCCGAGGCGCTGGCCGCGCTACGCGAGTCCAAGACCGGCAACGCGGAGCCCACCGCAGCCGAGCCGCCGAAAAGTGAGGCCGCGGTCGCCGGTCCCGTACACCCGGCGCCCGGCCCGGGCGATCGGGCCGAGGAGACATCGCCTGCCGCAACGGGTTCGGCCGAGCCCGGTGCGCCGGGCCCGCAGCGCCCGGAGCCCGACCGGCGTACCGAAGTCCGCCCGGCGGGCGCAGATACGCCGGCCGGCCCTCCACGAGCGGCCGCGGTGACCCAGTCGGGCACGGCGCCGCAGGAACGGCCGGATACGTCGAACGACGCGAGCCCGGTCGAGACGGAATCGGAGCCCGCCGGGGCGGAGGCGGTTGCGTCGGAGGCGGTTGCGTCCGAGGCGGTCGCGGCGGAGGCGGACCTGGCGGAGGTGGGCCCGTCGGATGCGGACCCGGCGGAGGTGGGCCCGGCGGAGGTGGGTCTGGCGGAGGTGGACCCGAACGTGCCGAGCGGGACGGATACCGATCCGCCGCCCCCCGCCGCGCCGGGTGCACCCGATACCGAGGCCCCCGCCGATCCCGACCTGCTCGTCGCGGTGGAGGCTGCCTGGCCGGAGATCAAGGTCAAGGTCCGCGACTTCGGGCCGACGATCGGCGCGATGCTCACCTCGGGCGCCTCGGTGGCCGGGGTGGAGGACGGCGAGATCGTGCTGGCGCACCACGCCGCGCTGGTGCAGCGCCTCTCGCAGCCGCAGCCCCTCTCGGCGGTCCGGTCGGCGGTGACCGCGGTGCTCGGGCGGGAACATCCGGTCCGGTGGGTCGTCACGGGCCAGCAGGTCTCGCGCGGGCCCGGCGGACGCGAACGGGGTGGTCGGCGGTCCGGTGACGCCGATTCCGGGGATTCGGACAGTGGTCGTCGAGGCGGTCCGCGACGCCCGGCTCCGACCCGGCCCAGCAGTGAGCCGGAGCCGGTCGATAGCGCGAATGGGGCAGCGGCCGGTGCCGTCGCCGCCCGGGACACCGCCGCCGCACCGGATAACGGCGGCCGGGCGAGCGTGGGCGGCCGCGAGGGCGATCCGGCCCGGCGGCCGCCGAAATTCTCGCGGCCGAGCCAGGCCAAGGCCGGGGCCGCGGCAGCCGCCGCGAATCC
This genomic window contains:
- a CDS encoding MMPL family transporter, coding for MLIRIARFTTRFPRAILIGALAVALLFGIFGATAASGLKSGGFVSADAESIRAAQSLTDNFDGAAPNYILLVESPAGVDAEQVRNRALQIIDVLRARADTAGVQSYWTAPSPAVASALRSTDGESGLIAVTFEGDETQVQESAGELGGQVTGTADGVTVRAGGLAATFHEVNEQITHDLAIAETAAIPLTLVVLVLVFGSLVAASLPLLVGLFAIAATLAILKLFTLFTDVSIYAMNLTTALGLALAIDYSLFIVSRFREELAAGLDPRAATVRALQTAGRTVLFSAVTVALSLSAMLVFDLYFLRSFAYSGVAVVVAAAAASIVVLPAALMLLGHRVNALDLRAPILRLFGREPAALGAMVPEQTRWYRLVKRVMRAAVPVSVVIVALLLALGSPFLSVKFGYPDERVLPTSAASRQVGDEIRAEFPRADPGGSTTIVLDGYRDERGVGDYAARLSEVDDVTAVLSSAGVYVSGNRLAPTPPGMANDSGTYLSVNTSLDPFSPAGGEQLKALRAIDAPAPALFGGSAAVNEDSLGALAARLPLAALLIILSTFVVLFLFTGSLILPLKALLLNTLSLTAAFGAMVWIFQQGHLQGLLGFTAVGYLVPTMPILMFCLAFGLSMDYEVFLLSRIREEWLRRRAGRTDSESAAADNTESVAIGVARTGRIFTAAAVLMAIVIGALTTSKVSFIQLMGLGLTLTVLADATLIRALLVPALMKLLGPLNWWAPKPLARLHERIGFSEEPAASPATAEPPVRV
- a CDS encoding DNA polymerase III subunit gamma and tau, whose protein sequence is MALYRKYRPATFADVVGQEHVTDPLCTALDTGRISHAYLFSGPRGCGKTSSARILARSLNCAEGPTSTPCGTCASCTSLAPGGGGNLDVIELDAASHGGVDDTRELRDRAFYAPAESRYRVFIVDEAHMVTTAGFNALLKIVEEPPAHLIFVFATTEPDKVLPTIRSRTHHYPFRLLPPATMRGLLGGICEQEQVPVEEEVYPLVIRAGGGSPRDSLSVLDQLLAGAGSAGVTYPRAVALLGVTDVALIDDAVDALAAADGAALFGTIDRVMEAGHDPRRFAVDLLERLRDLILMQAVPDATERGLVAAPADLLDRMRDQAARLGPAALTRYAELLHAGLGEMRGATAPRLLLEVVCSRMLLPAADESAAATLQRLEQLERRVATGALAAPAGDAGRGPVTEAAPASARPPVSDSSRRRGAEALAALRESKTGNAEPTAAEPPKSEAAVAGPVHPAPGPGDRAEETSPAATGSAEPGAPGPQRPEPDRRTEVRPAGADTPAGPPRAAAVTQSGTAPQERPDTSNDASPVETESEPAGAEAVASEAVASEAVAAEADLAEVGPSDADPAEVGPAEVGLAEVDPNVPSGTDTDPPPPAAPGAPDTEAPADPDLLVAVEAAWPEIKVKVRDFGPTIGAMLTSGASVAGVEDGEIVLAHHAALVQRLSQPQPLSAVRSAVTAVLGREHPVRWVVTGQQVSRGPGGRERGGRRSGDADSGDSDSGRRGGPRRPAPTRPSSEPEPVDSANGAAAGAVAARDTAAAPDNGGRASVGGREGDPARRPPKFSRPSQAKAGAAAAAANPYDDIPPPDFPDLPDDPGPGDHGYTPNSVPPSTPEEEREMLAESAQPVAPGDRRDPDEVALRLLASELGATPLNS